Proteins encoded in a region of the Vicia villosa cultivar HV-30 ecotype Madison, WI linkage group LG5, Vvil1.0, whole genome shotgun sequence genome:
- the LOC131605425 gene encoding uncharacterized protein LOC131605425, producing the protein MASKIWNIFCETNRIIVAQPGHYLTLSFIFLLPPSFVSLLLNILIKYIQQATYPILTISLVSILFLLISYIFTYCAVISITSSVYPSFLNQPIKLKQAFKSISTSFFPLLATDIIVYAIYFVAFLIFALVIGAVSFVIAYLTGVDLQAHYFFVVVPFVLACILFFMFLGVQLSLVKVIVVVESLWGLEPLRRSWKLVEGMLLVIIPIFTLFGLSNLVLASLAGDSWILILVFTPIVALLTLYNIAVLAVLYVYCKDKNEKLADQVFATEKDEARLPLISS; encoded by the coding sequence ATGGCTTCAAAAATCTGGAATATTTTCTGTGAAACTAACCGCATAATAGTAGCTCAACCTGGTCACTACCTCACTCTCTCCTTCATCTTCCTCTTACCCCCGTCTTTCGTGTCTCTTCTCCTCAACATCCTTATCAAATACATTCAACAAGCCACCTACCCCATCTTAACCATCTCCCTAGTTTCTATCCTCTTCCTCCTCATCTCTTACATCTTCACATACTGTGCCGTCATCTCCATCACTTCCAGCGTCTACCCCTCCTTTCTTAACCAACCCATCAAACTCAAACAAGCCTTCAAATCCATCTCCACTTCCTTCTTCCCCTTACTCGCCACAGACATCATCGTCTATGCCATTTACTTCGTTGCCTTTCTTATATTTGCACTTGTCATTGGAGCTGTCTCGTTTGTCATCGCTTATCTAACCGGTGTTGACCTCCAAGCCCATTATTTCTTTGTTGTGGTTCCATTCGTTCTTGCTTGCATACTTTTTTTCATGTTTTTGGGAGTTCAGTTGAGCTTGGTGAAAGTTATTGTGGTGGTGGAATCACTCTGGGGTTTGGAACCGTTGAGGAGAAGTTGGAAATTGGTGGAAGGAATGTTGCTGGTGATCATCCCAATCTTTACCTTGTTTGGACTATCGAATTTGGTGTTGGCGTCGTTAGCTGGTGATAGCTGGATATTGATTTTAGTGTTTACTCCGATAGTTGCTCTGCTTACCCTTTACAATATTGCGGTTCTTGCGGTGTTGTACGTTTActgcaaagataaaaatgagaAGCTAGCAGATCAAGTATTTGCGACGGAAAAGGACGAAGCTAGGTTGCCACTAATTTCATCTTAG
- the LOC131607321 gene encoding uncharacterized protein LOC131607321 — protein MSLMYPDNPTRQQKKDVKELAFWSSVPKNNEAHLALGTTLFHSGMCIQDMISFEDVLKEFTSKKCGKLGKLLKESGNHGVQMKNKDSRAPKLTVKHGVKLYMKKVL, from the exons ATGTCTTTGATG TATCCAGACAATCCTACAAGACAACAGAAGAAGGATGTAAAAGAACTG GCCTTTTGGTCATCTGTTCCGA AGAACAATGAAGCTCATCTTGCTTTGGGGACTACCCTGTTTCATAGCGGAATGTGCATACAAGATATGATCAGCTTTGAAG ATGTATTGAAGGAGTTTACTTCTAAGAAATGCGGTAAACTTGGGAAATTGCTTAAGGAAAGTGGTAATCATGGggttcagatgaaaaacaaagatTCTAGAGcaccgaagctaaccgtcaagcatggcgtaaaattatatatgaagaaagtgttatga
- the LOC131607320 gene encoding uncharacterized protein LOC131607320 isoform X1, with the protein MVMQSDGVLDIAAWEVMEEKKSTKLMMLMMDYGDSSVTIVADQEVEKIIKTSENHESVELEASPAQICDNVLLRKLFVKKGVKSLLAVPIRCVRADQTSLTVQLYYLHNGSARLGF; encoded by the exons ATGGTGATGCAAAGCGACGGCGTTTTGGATATAGCTGCTTGGGAAGTGATGGAAGAGAAGAAATCGACgaagttgatgatgttgatgatggactATGGGGATTCAAGT GTTACTATAGTTGCAGATCAAGAGGTGGAAAAGATAATTAAAACTTCAGAGAATCATGAGTCTGTGGAACTGGAAGCAAGTCCAGCTCAGATATGTGACAATGTGCTTCTGCGAAAGCTGTTTGTGAAAAAAGGAGTAAAAAGTTTGCTGGCTGTACCAATTAG GTGTGTAAGAGCTGATCAAACCTCGTTAACAGTTCAATTATATTACCTTCATAATGGGAGTGCAAGGCTTGGTTTCTA G
- the LOC131607320 gene encoding uncharacterized protein LOC131607320 isoform X2: MVMQSDGVLDIAAWEVMEEKKSTKLMMLMMDYGDSSVTIVADQEVEKIIKTSENHESVELEASPAQICDNVLLRKLFVKKGVKSLLAVPISFVSEHIETLEEIDVEYKELALESG; the protein is encoded by the exons ATGGTGATGCAAAGCGACGGCGTTTTGGATATAGCTGCTTGGGAAGTGATGGAAGAGAAGAAATCGACgaagttgatgatgttgatgatggactATGGGGATTCAAGT GTTACTATAGTTGCAGATCAAGAGGTGGAAAAGATAATTAAAACTTCAGAGAATCATGAGTCTGTGGAACTGGAAGCAAGTCCAGCTCAGATATGTGACAATGTGCTTCTGCGAAAGCTGTTTGTGAAAAAAGGAGTAAAAAGTTTGCTGGCTGTACCAATTAG CTTTGTCAGTGAACATATTGAAACACTAGAAGAAATTGATGTTGAGTACAAAGAACTGGCACTAGAATCTGGATAG
- the LOC131605426 gene encoding uncharacterized protein LOC131605426, producing MSTTGERLYWRTITTDWERDAYGRQGRWQAWILQHFPDIIGWEEMPTYTELMSRASRFSPRRCGLDRNAVEDVRYDCYAEHQETVPFDEIALYSGWLASSSAILVCYLPERVMRQFGYAQTIPRDPIVSAPITMTRRQLDEVFADWENHMVPEEARATRAKSDWSCVEGYITWYYRVSHPYMLPATPGDPPRLAHEEILQANQAELDHTHDLPPRCHEIADTRLGAIADGLFS from the exons atgagtacaactggggagCGGCTGTACTGGCGTACAATTACTACAGACTGGGAGAGGGATGCCTATGGAAGGCAAGGACGGTGGCAG GCTTGGATACTACAGCACTTTCCAGACATTATTGGCTGGGAAGAGATGCCGACCTACACTGAGCTCATGTCGcgtgctagtagattcagccccCGCAGGTGCGGACTTGATCGCAATGCTGTCGAGGACGTACGTTATGACTGCTATGCTGAGCACCAGGAGACGGTTCCCTTTGATGAGATAGCActgtattctggatggttggcctCCAGCTCGGCCATCCTTGTATGTTATCTTCCGGAGCGCGTCATGCGCCAGTTTGGCTACGCACAGACGATACCTCGCGACCCTATAGTCTCCGCTCCTATCACCATGACCCGTCGACAGTTAGATGAGGTTTTTGCAGACTGGGAGAATCACATGGTTCCTGAGGAGGCTCGGGCGACGAGAGCAAAGAGCGACTGGAGCTGCGTCGAGGGGTACATCACCTGGTATTACAGGGTGTCACACCCGTACATGCTTCCCGCTACACCTGGAGATCCGCCCAGACTAGCCCACGAGGAGATTCTACAGGCGAATCAGGCTGAGTTGGACCACACTCACGATCTCCCTCCTCGGTGTCATGAGATAGCTGACACGAGACTGGGAGCCATTGCAGATGGTTTATTCTCTTAG
- the LOC131605429 gene encoding protein MAIN-LIKE 1-like, producing the protein MTEKTSVPIDASLLTEYDDHAARRIWDGEDRDPQRFYNHGRKIAGFARPDEPQFQDVLAASGPRDLCQVGYTTIHNGMLMTFAERWHLETSTFHLPHGEITITLDDVACLLHLSIRDTLLGHGRLMKEEAIEM; encoded by the exons ATGACG GAAAAGACTAGTGTTCCTATAGACGCATCCCTTTTGACAGAGTATGACGATCATGCAGCTAGGCGTATATGGGATGGAGAG gaTAGGGATCCACAGAGGTTCTACAACCACGGCCGAAAGATTGCGGGTTTCGCGCGGCCTGACGAGCCACAGTTCCAGGATGTACTAGCAGCTTCTGGCCCGAGGGACCTCTGTCAGGTGGGCTACACGACAATACATAATGGGATGCTGATGACATTTGCGGAAAGATGGCATCTAGAGACTTCCACATTTCATCTTCCTCACGGCGAGATTACCATCACTCTAGATGATGTGGCATGCCTCCTACATCTATCTATCAGGGATACCCTCCTTGGTCATGGTAGGCTGATGAAGGAGGAAGCGATAGAGATGTGA
- the LOC131602466 gene encoding sm-like protein LSM3A, translating to MAGTEEESAVKEPLDLIRLSLDERIYVKLRSDRELRGKLHAYDQHLNMILGDVEEIVTTVEIDDETYEEIVRTTKRTVPFLFVRGDGVILVSPPLRTA from the exons ATGGCGGGAACAGAGGAAGAAAGTGCAGTGAAGGAGCCTTTGGATCTCATAAGACTTAGTCTCGACGAACGTATCTATGTCAAACTTCGTTCTGATAGAGAGCTTCGTGGAAAACTTCAT GCTTATGACCAGCATCTTAATATGATTCTTGGTGATGTTGAGGAAATTGTTACCACTGTCGAAATCGATGATGAGACTTACGAAGAAATTGTCAGG ACTACAAAGCGGACAGTTCCTTTCCTTTTTGTCAGGGGAGATGGGGTGATATTGGTTTCACCACCACTGAGGACGGCATAA